One stretch of Pirellulales bacterium DNA includes these proteins:
- a CDS encoding aspartate kinase: protein MPLIVQKFGGTSVADSQKILAAARKAVRAQADGNQVVMVVSAMGHNTDILVDLAHEITDHPPAREMDMLLSTGEQVSVALMAMAIESLGCQAISFTGAQIGIRTDNTHTKARIHSISTDRMREALDAGKIVIAAGFQGIDEHGNITTLGRGGSDTTAVALAAVLAADSCEIYTDVDGVYTTDPRLLPEARRMRQVSYDEMLELASLGAGVMHSRSIEFAKKFSVPIHVRSSFSDQPGSMITERPEAEGQAVSGATLVKNEARVTLLGVPDKPGTSLSLFSKIAAKNISVDMIVQNVGAGAKADISFTVPKDELPTTLKAVEQVAAELGAEGFSQDDSVSKISVVGVGMATQTGVAQQMFRALADAKVNMLMITTSEIKISALVSRDQAATALRAVHRVFELDKAPKALDENGAGSEPARSHTANDIVAKLKGKIVDRLHGMEDLTIDDIQLDETQARVTISGLPDQPGLAAEVFERIAAGSIFVDMIVQSLGRAGHANLSFTVPQSHLDKAIQVSKEAAAKLGCGPVTSSPRVAKLSVSGIGMRSHTDVAIRMFRSLAAAGINIEMINTSEVRVNVVVDGAAGQKGMECLKQAFADARV from the coding sequence ATGCCACTTATCGTTCAGAAATTCGGCGGCACCAGCGTCGCTGACAGTCAGAAGATCTTGGCCGCGGCCCGCAAGGCGGTTCGCGCGCAGGCCGACGGTAATCAAGTCGTGATGGTCGTTAGCGCCATGGGGCACAATACGGACATCTTGGTCGATCTGGCCCACGAGATCACAGACCATCCTCCGGCGCGCGAAATGGACATGCTGCTGTCGACGGGCGAGCAGGTGAGCGTGGCGCTGATGGCGATGGCTATCGAATCACTCGGCTGCCAGGCGATCAGCTTCACCGGCGCGCAGATCGGCATTCGCACCGACAACACGCACACCAAGGCGCGCATTCATTCGATTTCGACCGATCGCATGCGCGAGGCGCTCGATGCCGGCAAGATCGTGATCGCCGCCGGCTTTCAGGGAATCGATGAGCACGGCAATATCACGACCCTGGGGCGTGGCGGCAGTGATACAACGGCCGTGGCCCTGGCGGCGGTTCTGGCCGCCGACTCGTGCGAGATTTATACCGACGTCGACGGTGTTTACACGACCGATCCGCGGCTCTTGCCCGAGGCGCGCCGCATGCGGCAAGTCAGCTACGACGAGATGCTCGAATTGGCCAGCCTGGGGGCCGGCGTCATGCACAGCCGTTCGATCGAGTTCGCCAAGAAGTTTTCGGTGCCGATTCACGTCCGCAGCAGCTTCAGCGATCAGCCCGGCTCGATGATCACCGAGCGTCCCGAGGCCGAAGGTCAAGCTGTCAGCGGTGCCACACTCGTAAAGAACGAAGCCCGAGTTACGTTGTTGGGCGTTCCCGATAAGCCGGGCACCAGCCTGTCGCTGTTCTCGAAGATCGCGGCGAAGAATATCTCGGTCGATATGATCGTGCAGAACGTCGGAGCCGGAGCCAAGGCCGATATTTCGTTCACGGTGCCGAAGGACGAATTGCCGACGACGCTGAAGGCAGTCGAACAGGTGGCCGCGGAACTAGGGGCCGAAGGCTTCAGCCAGGACGACAGCGTGTCGAAGATTTCGGTCGTCGGCGTCGGCATGGCCACGCAGACCGGCGTCGCACAACAAATGTTCCGCGCCCTGGCCGATGCGAAGGTCAACATGCTGATGATCACGACCAGCGAAATCAAGATCTCGGCCCTGGTCAGCCGCGATCAGGCGGCCACGGCCTTGCGCGCCGTGCATCGCGTGTTCGAGCTGGACAAGGCGCCGAAGGCCCTGGACGAAAACGGCGCGGGTAGCGAACCCGCTCGCAGCCACACGGCCAACGATATCGTGGCGAAGCTGAAGGGAAAAATCGTCGACCGGTTGCACGGGATGGAAGATCTGACGATCGACGATATCCAGCTCGACGAGACGCAAGCCCGGGTCACGATCAGCGGCTTGCCCGACCAGCCGGGCTTGGCCGCCGAAGTGTTCGAGCGGATCGCCGCCGGTTCGATTTTCGTCGACATGATCGTGCAAAGCCTGGGGCGCGCCGGCCATGCGAACCTGAGCTTCACGGTTCCTCAATCGCATCTCGATAAAGCGATCCAAGTTAGCAAAGAGGCTGCCGCGAAACTCGGCTGCGGACCGGTAACCAGTTCGCCTCGCGTGGCGAAACTCTCGGTTTCAGGCATTGGCATGCGCAGCCATACTGACGTCGCGATCCGCATGTTTCGTTCGCTCGCCGCGGCCGGTATCAATATCGAGATGATCAACACCAGCGAAGTGCGCGTGAACGTGGTCGTCGACGGCGCCGCCGGCCAAAAAGGAATGGAATGCCTGAAGCAGGCCTTCGCCGACGCGCGTGTGTGA
- a CDS encoding bifunctional nuclease family protein, translating into MPVQMELSRIIISEINDQQVIYLKEVDGDRSFPILIGIFEATSIDRRVKGHGSPRPLTHDLLVRVAEHLGAEFQSVVISELKDHTYYAKLQIKHEGETIEVDARPSDAIAVAVTCDPPLPIYVSEEVLNDVLGN; encoded by the coding sequence ATGCCAGTGCAGATGGAATTGTCGCGGATCATCATCAGCGAGATCAACGACCAACAGGTGATCTACCTGAAGGAAGTTGACGGCGATCGCTCGTTTCCGATTCTGATCGGCATCTTCGAGGCCACGAGCATCGACCGCCGCGTGAAAGGACACGGTTCGCCGCGACCATTGACCCATGATCTGCTGGTGCGTGTGGCCGAGCACTTAGGAGCCGAATTCCAAAGCGTGGTGATCAGCGAGCTAAAGGATCACACCTATTACGCCAAGCTGCAAATCAAGCACGAAGGCGAAACGATCGAAGTTGACGCCCGCCCGTCGGACGCCATCGCCGTGGCCGTGACCTGCGATCCACCGCTGCCGATCTACGTCTCGGAAGAAGTGCTGAACGATGTGCTGGGGAATTAG
- a CDS encoding PEP-CTERM sorting domain-containing protein (PEP-CTERM proteins occur, often in large numbers, in the proteomes of bacteria that also encode an exosortase, a predicted intramembrane cysteine proteinase. The presence of a PEP-CTERM domain at a protein's C-terminus predicts cleavage within the sorting domain, followed by covalent anchoring to some some component of the (usually Gram-negative) cell surface. Many PEP-CTERM proteins exhibit an unusual sequence composition that includes large numbers of potential glycosylation sites. Expression of one such protein has been shown restore the ability of a bacterium to form floc, a type of biofilm.), with protein sequence MAYRFPVALLALVTVFAAFPVSASPVTFTIDSTQSQISLAIELTDGTPISTAQSPGSDTTTLFGTAQVDISPTSIQFFASGNGQFALQPEPQSPLADGTSGSAPAQYGLTIDIPGIGGGAGAVRQLVGDVTSSSLPLTGDSFDSTQLAMQFLTGSIAYNLNLLGTPVVGSADITFPVTNQASGGTLTVVGGQYVINIPILAVGEGDVDGITLLGVYTGQIVATAPVPEPTTAALVVAACCTWGVWRLRRDRRSEMQ encoded by the coding sequence ATGGCGTATCGCTTTCCCGTGGCGTTGCTGGCCCTCGTCACCGTTTTCGCTGCATTTCCGGTTAGTGCTAGTCCGGTGACCTTTACGATTGACAGTACACAGAGCCAAATCTCGTTGGCCATTGAATTGACCGATGGCACGCCAATTTCGACGGCACAATCACCGGGGAGCGATACGACCACCCTGTTCGGCACGGCGCAAGTCGACATATCGCCGACGTCGATTCAATTCTTCGCGTCGGGAAATGGGCAGTTCGCCTTGCAGCCCGAACCTCAAAGCCCTTTAGCCGACGGAACGTCAGGTTCGGCTCCGGCACAATACGGCCTGACGATCGACATCCCAGGAATCGGCGGAGGCGCGGGGGCCGTGCGTCAACTGGTCGGCGACGTCACGAGTTCGTCGTTGCCGCTAACGGGGGATTCGTTCGATTCGACACAACTCGCCATGCAGTTTCTGACCGGAAGCATTGCCTACAATCTGAACTTGTTGGGGACTCCCGTCGTCGGCAGTGCCGACATCACTTTTCCAGTCACCAATCAAGCATCGGGTGGTACCCTGACCGTCGTCGGCGGCCAGTACGTGATCAACATCCCGATTCTTGCCGTGGGGGAAGGGGATGTGGACGGGATTACGCTGCTCGGTGTCTACACCGGACAGATCGTCGCCACCGCCCCAGTCCCCGAGCCAACGACCGCGGCACTGGTTGTCGCGGCATGTTGTACATGGGGAGTATGGCGACTTCGACGTGATCGACGTAGCGAAATGCAATAG